One part of the Malus sylvestris chromosome 2, drMalSylv7.2, whole genome shotgun sequence genome encodes these proteins:
- the LOC126614025 gene encoding uncharacterized protein LOC126614025, which translates to MATEKLTEYERKRLENIRRNDEMMSSLKLQSIKAQVSVSTKRPRVETKSYNVSPKKQPKTQTPIVMRRSLRTRGLPPDAKGLSDEVLESMAETPNSSSPLKGLPRYLGPLSMKDAYSGVSDRALIETILDISKKPQLDASVKGEIKGENGRFEGGKGESFSINEENEVEIGEKTEPLSEGIGGFTCGLVKKEENEVWSSLKVESLTLKPENVARVVPGRIMNVKFFPCTSSNMIAVGNKYGNVGFWHIDSKEDEESGIYLYHPHSGPISGILIQQHCMSKIFTSCYHGYIRLMDAEKEVFDLVQSCEKPIYSMSQQSKDPNCLYFAEGNGGLSVWDQRTGSFSNQWSLHEYRINSIDFSSANPNLMATSSSDGTACIWDLRSIHADKTLRTVSHNRAVHSAYFSPSGGFLATTSIDDTVGISSGANFQDTSMIYHNNNTSRWISKFRGIWGWDDAYVFIGNVKRGVDVISPAARRTVLTLESPHMTAIPCRFDAHPYNVGMLAGSTAGGQVYVWTLG; encoded by the exons ATGGCGACTGAGAAACTCACAGAGTACGAGCGTAAGAGGCTCGAGAACATCCGCCGGAACGATGAAATGATGTCTTCCCTCAAGCTCCAATCCATCAAAGCCCAAGTCTCTGTCTCCACCAAACGCCCAag GGTCGAGACCAAATCGTACAATGTTAGTCCGAAGaaacaacccaaaacccagacCCCAATTGTCATGAGGCGATCTTTACGCACGCGCGGGTTACCGCCCGATGCGAAGGGCCTAAGCGACGAGGTTCTCGAATCCATGGCCGAAACCCCGAATTCTTCGAGCCCATTGAAGGGGTTGCCTCGCTATTTGGGTCCTCTTAGCATGAAAGATGCCTACAGCGGAGTGTCAGATCGAGCTTTAATAGAAACAATTCTGGATATTTCGAAGAAGCCCCAATTGGATGCTTCAGTGAAAGGTGAAATTAAGGGCGAAAATGGCAGATTTGAGGGTGGCAAAGGTGAGAGCTTTTCGATTAACGAAGAAAATGAAGTTGAAATTGGTGAGAAGACAGAACCTCTGAGTGAGGGAATTGGTGGGTTTACTTGTGGTTTGGTtaagaaggaagaaaatgaaGTGTGGAGTAGTTTAAAGGTAGAGTCTTTGACTCTAAAACCGGAGAATGTAGCGAGGGTTGTGCCCGGCAGGATTATGAATGTGAAGTTTTTTCCTTGTACTAGTTCGAATATGATTGCGGTTGGAAATAAGTATGGGAATGTTGGATTTTGGCATATTGATTCtaaggaagatgaagaaagcgGAATATATTTGTATCATCCACATAGTGGTCCTATTTCGGGGATTTTGATTCAGCAACATTGCATGTCAAAG ATCTTTACCAGTTGTTATCATGGCTATATCCGGTTGATGGATGCCGAGAAAGAGGTGTTTGATCTAGTACAATCCTGTGAAAAGCCTATATACTCTATGTCTCAACAATCGAAGGATCCGAACTGCTTATATTTTGCTGAGGGCAATGGAGGTTTAAGTGTCTGGGATCAGAGAACTGGAAGCTTCTCAAACCAGTGGTCTTTGCATGAATACCGAATCAATAGCATTGACTTTAGCTCAGCAAACCCTAACCTCATGGCCACTAGTTCCTCAGACGGAACTGCCTGCATTTGGGATTTGAGAAGTATTCATGCAGATAAAACTTTACGAACAGTTAGCCACAATAGGGCTGTGCATTCTGCTTACTTCTCGCCTTCTGGAGGGTTTCTTGCAACGACAAG TATTGACGATACAGTTGGTATATCGAGTGGAGCTAATTTCCAGGACACATCAATGATATACCATAACAATAATACCAGCAGATGGATTTCTAAGTTCAG GGGAATATGGGGGTGGGACGACGCCTACGTCTTCATAGGCAACGTGAAAAGAGGAGTAGATGTGATCTCCCCAGCTGCAAGAAGAACAGTGCTCACTTTAGAGAGCCCGCACATGACTGCGATTCCATGTCGATTTGATGCTCACCCTTACAACGTTGGGATGCTAGCAGGATCCACAGCCGGAGGCCAAGTTTATGTATGGACATTGGGCTAG
- the LOC126587463 gene encoding uncharacterized protein LOC126587463, with product MTEVYTFGHRIETAQKLLGSTPYDLLLIRIGDSFSGLLLFAIGFLLLMVSFVKDRKFQSFFAKGCTLLHVFMAMWRCYFKQRVEDLAWDWLRQTVGDVVPAASWVYVKP from the coding sequence ATGACGGAAGTCTACACCTTCGGGCACAGGATCGAGACCGCCCAGAAGCTGCTGGGGTCCACCCCATACGACCTGCTCCTGATTCGGATCGGCGACTCCTTCTCCGGCCTCCTTCTCTTCGCGATCGGCTTCCTGCTGCTCATGGTCTCCTTCGTGAAAGATCGCAAGTTCCAAAGCTTCTTCGCCAAGGGGTGCACGTTGCTCCACGTTTTCATGGCGATGTGGCGGTGCTACTTCAAGCAACGGGTGGAGGACCTCGCCTGGGACTGGCTGAGGCAGACGGTCGGTGACGTCGTGCCGGCGGCGTCTTGGGTTTATGTTAAACCATAA
- the LOC126614026 gene encoding uncharacterized protein LOC126614026, with the protein MASSSCSVGSPSSLTQRHRPPPNLSPSCVRYAVLGAGFAGLSVAWHLLKQSPKDSNIRVDIYDEAGIGGGASGVSGGLLHPYSPKAKLLWRAADCWSESLNLLSAAEAAVASAAQTSDGPTPIVRRRGILRPALSLKNLVLLKDNAQSCLASCRIETLDNDAAQNLVPGISPPLDASFYMPEAVNIHPQRYLQALFLACQNLVKELRASGSGVKELHLHKSSVHKLVDLEGEYQAVIVCLGAKADMLPELCGRLPLRTCRGVVAHLQLPDDIGKEYPSLGPSILSDAWLAVQGPRSLYMGSTWEWKSRNSSPDVSAEESGEALKELLPKARAVYPVLKDWKFAGARAGLRAMPPLTPHGSLPLLGCVDDIIGENRSSNYWLFGGLGSRGLLYHGWLGKLMAQAVLSCNEELIPHELTSWKKLKQ; encoded by the exons atggcttcttcttcttgttctgtTGGGTCACCGAGTTCTCTGACTCAGCGCCACCGTCCTCCTCCGAATCTGAGTCCGAGTTGTGTGAGGTACGCAGTGCTCGGGGCTGGCTTCGCCGGCCTCTCCGTGGCGTGGCACTTGCTAAAGCAGAGTCCGAAAGACTCCAACATCCGCGTCGACATATACGATGAAGCTGGAATCGGCGGCGGCGCGTCCGGGGTTTCGGGTGGGCTTCTTCACCCTTATTCCCCTAAAGCCAAACTTCTATGGCGTGCTGCCGACTGCTGGAGTGAGTCCTTGAACCTTTTGAGCGCTGCTGAAGCCGCCGTGGCTTCCGCTGCTCAAACTTCTGACGGCCCAACGCCAATTGTTAGAAGAAG GGGCATCTTGAGACCAGCCCTGAGCTTGAAGAACTTGGTATTGTTGAAAGAC AATGCCCAGAGTTGCCTTGCTAGTTGCCGAATAGAAACCCTTGACAACGATGCTGCCCAAAATCTTGTACCTGGCATATCTCCACCTCTTGACGCCTCCTTTTATATGCCTGAAGCTGTTAATATTCATCCTCAACGCTACTTACAG GCACTGTTCTTAGCATGTCAAAATTTGGTGAAGGAACTTCGTGCTTCTGGCTCCGGAGTCAAAGAATTGCATTTGCACAAGAGTTCTGTCCACAAACTCGTAGACCTGGAAG GAGAGTACCAGGCAGTAATAGTATGCCTAGGTGCCAAAGCAGACATGCTTCCTGAGCTCTGCGGGAGGCTTCCGTTGAGGACATGCAGAGGTGTTGTTGCACATCTTCAGCTTCCTGATGATATAGG CAAGGAGTATCCAAGCCTCGGCCCCTCGATATTGTCAGATGCTTGGCTTGCTGTCCAAGGCCCTCGGAGTTTATACATGGGCTCGACATGGGAATGGAAATCAAGAAATTCATCACCAGATGTTTCCGCAGAAGAATCTGGGGAAGCCCTTAAAGAGCTTCTGCCAAAGGCACGAGCCGTTTATCCTGTCCTAAAAGATTGGAAGTTTGCCGGAGCCAGGGCTGGCCTGAGGGCAATGCCGCCGCTCACTCCTCACGGCTCGCTCCCCCTTTTGGGCTGTGTCGATGACATCATAGGCGAAAACCGCAGCTCCAACTACTGGTTATTTGGAGGGCTTGGTTCACGGGGATTGTTGTACCATGGTTGGCTTGGGAAGTTGATGGCACAGGCTGTGCTTTCATGTAATGAAGAATTAATCCCGCATGAATTAACCTCTTGGaagaaattaaaacaataa
- the LOC126614030 gene encoding uncharacterized protein LOC126614030, giving the protein MPLYDCMLLLKPHARKESLMDLVARVSKHVCRRNGVITDMKSFGTVQLGYGIKKLDGRYYQGQLMQMTMMTTPNINKELHYLNKEDRLLRWLLVKHRETKYGQEFLSEEDSKSEFNKLQRISIYNMDESETEDDDDDDEEYDVKYDVEG; this is encoded by the exons ATGCCGCTGTACGATTGTATGCTGCTGCTGAAGCCCCATGCGAGGAAGGAGTCTCTGATGGACTTGGTTGCTCGAGTGAGCAAACACGTTTGCAGAAGAAATGGAGTTATTACTGACATGAAGTCGTTCGGCACTGTTCAGCTCGGTTATGGTATTAAGAAGCTTGATGGAAGGTATTATCAG GGCCAACTAATGCAAATGACAATGATGACTACACCCAACATCAACAAGGAGCTGCACTACTTGAACAAGGAAGATCGGTTGCTGCGCTGGCTGTTGGTTAAACACCGAGAAACAAAGTACGGACAGGAATTTCTAAGTGAAGAGGATTCAAAAAGTGAATTCAATAAGCTTCAGCGGATCAGCATATATAATATGGATGAGTCCGAGACTGAGGATGATGACGACGATGACGAGGAATATGATGTGAAATATGACGTGGAAGGGTAG
- the LOC126614029 gene encoding DNA replication licensing factor MCM5-like, whose amino-acid sequence MSGWDEGAIYYSDQAQSLGGDGGDAGSNAAAATRHSVLQKFKEFIRSFETQKNVFSYRESLLHNAKYLLVDIEDLDSFDADLVAKLRSAPSDYLPLFENAAGQVLANLKTKVPGNEGKLEERVPEDVQILLTSKEDPASMRQLGAQCISKLIKVSGITIAASRVKAKATYVIVMCKNCKNVQRVPCRPGLGGAIVPRSCNHIPQPGEEPCPLDPWVVVPDKSKYVDQQTLKLQENPEDVPTGELPRNMLLSVDRHLVQTIVPGTRLTIMGIYSIYQASNSATSHKGAVAVRQPYIRVVGIEEATDANTRGPAAFTQDEIEEFKKFASEDAYKNICLKIAPSIFGHADVKKAVACLLFGGSRKHLPDGVKLRGDINVLLLGDPSTAKSQFLKFVEKTAPVAVYTSGKGSSAAGLTASVIRDSSSREFYLEGGAMVLADGGVVCIDEFDKMRSEDRVAIHEAMEQQTISIAKAGITTVLNSRTSVLAAANPPSGRYDDLKTAQDNIDLQTTILSRFDLIFIVKDIRMYSQDKTIASHIIKVHASAGAALGDGRVVSKEENWLKRYIQYCRTECHPRLSETASRELQSNYVKIRQDMRQLANETGEAAAVPITVRQLEAIVRLSEALAKMQLRHEATEEHVREAIRLFNAATMDAAKSGIQQQVNLTGEMANEVKQAETQIRRRVGIGNHISERKLIDELTRMGMNESTVRRALIIMHQRDEVEYKRERRVILRKA is encoded by the exons aTGTCAGGGTGGGACGAAGGAGCGATCTACTACAGCGACCAAGCGCAGTCGCTTGGCGGCGACGGCGGAGACGCCGGAAGCAACGCCGCAGCCGCCACCCGCCACTCGGTTCTCCAGAAATTCAAGGAATTCATCCGTAGCTTCGAGACACAGAAAAATGTGTTTTCGTACAGGGAGAGCCTCCTCCACAACGCTAAGTACCTTCTCGTCGACATCGAAGACCTCGACTCCTTCGACGCCGACCTCGTCGCAAAGCTCCGCTCTGCCCCCTCCGATTACTTGCCTCTG TTTGAAAACGCCGCCGGTCAGGTTTTGGCGAATTTAAAGACGAAAGTGCCCGGAAATGAAGGGAAATTGGAGGAACGGGTGCCTGAGGATGTTCAGATCTTGCTGACCTCCAAAGAAGACCCGGCGTCGATGCGCCAGCTTGGG GCACAATGTATATCGAAACTCATCAAGGTTTCCGGGATCACTATAGCTGCTTCGAGGGTCAAGGCGAAGGCAACTTATGTGATTGTAATGTGTAAGAACTGTAAAAATGTGCAGAGGGTACCTTGCCGGCCAGGCCTTGGTGGCGCAATCGTCCCTCGCTCTTGCAACCATATTCCTCAG CCTGGAGAAGAACCTTGTCCTCTTGATCCGTGGGTTGTGGTTCCTGATAAGAGCAAGTATGTTGATCAGCAAACCTTGAAATTGCAAGAGAATCCAGAG GATGTACCTACCGGAGAGCTTCCAAGAAATATGCTTCTATCCGTGGATCGTCATCTTGTTCAGACAATTGTGCCTGGCACAAGATTAACCATCATGGGCATTTATAGCATCTATCAAGCTTCCAATTCTGCCACATC CCATAAAGGAGCAGTTGCTGTTAGGCAACCTTACATCAGAGTGGTAGGAATAGAAGAAGCAACTGATGCCAACACTCGGGGTCCTGCTGCTTTTACGCAAGATGAG ATAGAAGAGTTCAAGAAGTTTGCTTCGGAAGAtgcatataaaaatatatgccTGAAAATTGCTCCCTCTATATTTGGTCATGCAGATGTAAAGAAGGCTGTGGCCTGTCTTCTGTTCGGTGGATCTAGAAAG CATTTGCCTGATGGTGTGAAGCTAAGAGGTGATATTAATGTCTTACTTTTGGGGGATCCATCTACTGCTAAATCACAG TTTCTCAAGTTTGTCGAGAAGACAGCTCCCGTGGCCGTGTATACTTCAGGAAAAGGGTCATCAGCTGCTGGTCTTACAGCTTCTGTGATCAGGGATAGCAGTTCT CGTGAGTTTTATCTTGAAGGAGGAGCCATGGTTTTGGCAGATGGAGGTGTTGTCTGTATTGAtgagtttgacaaaatgagATCAGAGGATAG GGTTGCTATTCATGAAGCCATGGAGCAGCAAACCATATCCATTGCCAAAGCAGGAATAACAACCGTTCTTAATTCTAGAACCTCTGTGCTTGCAGCTGCTAACCCTCCATCTGGACGTTATGACGATCTGAAG ACTGCTCAGGATAACATTGATCTGCAGACGACAATTCTTTCGAGATTTGACTTGATCTTCATTGTTAAAGATATCAGAATGTACAGTCAGGATAAG ACTATAGCAagtcatatcataaaggttcaTGCTTCTGCTGGTGCAGCACTGGGTGACGGTAGAGTAGTTTCTAAAGAAGAGAATTGGCTGAAGAG GTACATACAATATTGTCGAACTGAATGTCACCCGCGCTTATCAGAAACTGCATCGAGAGAGCTGCAGAGTAATTACGTGAAAATCAGACAG GACATGAGACAGCTAGCGAATGAAACAGGGGAGGCTGCAGCAGTGCCAATCACCGTAAGGCAGCTTGAAGCTATAGTGAGGTTGAGTGAGGCCCTTGCAAAAATGCAACT GCGCCACGAAGCTACTGAGGAGCATGTTCGTGAAGCAATAAGACTATTCAATGCGGCCACAATGGACGCAGCAAAGTCTGGAATACAACAGCAGGTCAATCTTACCGGTGAGATGGCTAATGAAGTTAAG CAAGCTGAAACTCAGATAAGGAGAAGAGTAGGCATTGGGAACCACATATCAGAGAGAAAGCTGATCGATGAGCTCACAAGAATGGGGATGAATGAATCTACC GTGAGAAGAGCTCTGATAATTATGCACCAGAGGGATGAAGTCGAATACAAGAGAGAAAGACGCGTAATTTTACGCAAAGCATAA
- the LOC126614028 gene encoding leucine-rich repeat receptor-like protein kinase TDR, translated as MHFSLRLSHKRKRISIISDTFFFQSGIQNCLFSQSSQPQVPMEIFHSSFYLILLLPLLLLFAAVSAADIYSDTLLSLKSELTDANGSLKNWILPSTENPPGKIHACSWSGVKCNTNNSAITGLDLSVKSLAGEISGDQFAVFADLVSLNLSHNSFSGHLPAGIFNLTNLTTLDISRNNFSGHFPTGVSALQNLIVLDAFSNSFSGSLPAEISDLQNLKILNLAGSYFRGPIPSEYGAFRRLEFIHLAGNMITGSIPPELGKLKTVTHMEIGYNFYHGSIPWQLGNMTQLQYLDIAYANLSGAVPKSLGDLDNLESLFLFRNQLSGSIPPELSNIRALQSLDLSDNLISGWIPETFSELKNLRLLSLFYNEMSGEVPDGIAKLPSLETLLLWNNFFSGNLPRSLGRNSKLGWVDVSTNNFNGSVPPDICANGQLLKLMLFSNNFSGDLSTSLSNCSSLVRLRLEDNKFSGEIPLKFSTLTDITYVDLSGNNFSGGIPMDISKAQKLEYFNVSRNPELGGTVPAEMWELPNLNNFSASSCGLIGNVPSFKNCKSISVVELSKNSLEGTVPKSISSCRVLERIDLGSNNISGRIPEELATLPALLVLDLSHNSFNGPIPKTFGSSSSLVLLNVSYNDVSGSIPSEKVFRMMERSAFDGNPKLCGEPLRSCPGSVSIFGSRVAGKLLWIALLCIGVVMFVTLSVMGIFYYHKGSKGQWKMISFAGLPQFTKNDLLKSFSSTESMDALPPSSASVRQAVLPMGIAVSVKKIEWGAKRMRVMLEFVTQIGNARHKSLIRLLGVCYNNHLAYLLYDYLPNGNLAEMISVKSEWAAKYKIIIGIAKGLHFLHHECSPAIAHGDLRSSNIVFDENMEPHLTEFGFKHLLELNKSSFTAATSTWDAGDNISGTKEELCRDVYSFGEIMLEILSNGRLTNFGASIQSKSREVVLREIYNENEAGSDISMQEEIKLTIEVAMLCTRSRPSDRPSMENALKLLSESKLQMKNNPTFETAG; from the exons ATGCATTTCTCACTCCGACTCTCACACAAAAGGAAACGGATTTCCATAATATCTGAcacatttttcttccaatcggGCATCCAAAATTGTCTGTTCTCTCAGTCATCCCAACCGCAAGTTCCAATGGAGATTTTCCACTCCTCCTTCTACTTAATCCTTCTCCTGCCTCTTCTCCTCCTCTTCGCGGCGGTTTCCGCCGCGGATATCTACTCAGACACCCTTCTCAGCTTAAAATCCGAGCTCACAGATGCCAATGGCAGCTTGAAAAATTGGATACTCCCTTCTACAGAAAACCCACCTGGCAAAATCCACGCATGTTCTTGGTCCGGCGTCAAATGCAACACCAACAACTCCGCCATTACTGGCTTAGACCTCTCAGTAAAGAGTCTCGCCGGTGAAATTTCCGGCGATCAATTCGCCGTCTTCGCCGACCTTGTATCACTCAATCTCAGTCACAACTCGTTCTCCGGTCACCTCCCCGCCGGAATCTTCAACCTCACCAACCTCACAACATTAGACATCAGCAGAAACAACTTCTCCGGCCACTTCCCTACCGGCGTCTCCGCCCTCCAAAACCTCATTGTACTCGACGCATTCAGCAACAGCTTTTCCGGGTCGCTCCCCGCCGAAATATCAGACCTTCAGAACCTCAAAATCCTCAATTTAGCAGGAAGCTACTTCCGGGGACCGATCCCGTCTGAATACGGGGCTTTCCGCCGGCTCGAGTTTATTCATCTCGCCGGGAATATGATCACCGGAAGCATTCCGCCGGAACTGGGGAAGCTCAAAACAGTGACCCACATGGAGATTGGCTACAATTTTTACCACGGAAGCATTCCGTGGCAATTGGGGAACATGACGCAGCTCCAGTATCTCGACATTGCCTATGCAAATCTCTCCGGCGCTGTCCCAAAATCCCTCGGCGATCTCGACAATCTCGAATCCCTCTTCCTTTTCAGAAACCAGCTTTCTGGGTCAATTCCGCCTGAGCTCAGCAACATCAGAGCTCTCCAAAGCTTGGATCTTTCCGACAATCTGATTTCTGGGTGGATCCCAGAAACCTTTTCGGAGCTGAAAAACCTTAGACTCCTCAGTCTTTTCTACAACGAGATGAGCGGCGAAGTTCCCGACGGAATTGCAAAGCTTCCGTCTTTGGAGACGCTGCTTTTGTGGAACAATTTCTTCTCCGGCAACCTTCCCCGGAGCTTGGGGAGGAACTCGAAGCTCGGATGGGTGGACGTCTCCACAAACAACTTCAACGGCAGCGTTCCGCCGGATATCTGTGCCAATGGTCAGCTCCTTAAGCTGATGCTGTTTTCGAACAATTTCTCCGGCGATCTCTCCACTTCTCTGTCAAACTGTTCGTCTCTGGTTCGTCTTCGACTCGAAGATAACAAGTTTTCAGGTGAGATTCCATTGAAATTCAGCACTCTGACTGACATCACATATGTTGATTTATCTGGGAACAATTTTAGTGGTGGGATTCCAATGGATATTTCAAAAGCTCAAAAGCTTGAGTACTTCAATGTCTCTAGAAATCCAGAATTAGGAGGCACAGTTCCTGCAGAAATGTGGGAATTGCCAAATCTTAACAATTTTTCGGCTTCCTCGTGTGGCTTGATTGGCAATGTTCCTTCGTTCAAAAACTGCAAATCAATATCTGTTGTTGAATTGAGCAAGAACAGCTTGGAAGGAACTGTCCCGAAAAGTATTTCTAGCTGCCGGGTTCTTGAGAGGATTGATTTAGGTAGCAATAATATATCCGGTCGTATACCCGAGGAGCTTGCAACTCTTCCTGCTCTTCTTGTTCTTGACCTGTCACATAACAGCTTCAATGGACCAATACCTAAAACTTTTGGTTCTTCTTCGAGTTTAGTACTTCTAAATGTGTCTTACAATGATGTTTCCGGGAGTATTCCATCTGAAAAGGTATTTAGAATGATGGAACGAAGTGCGTTTGATGGGAATCCAAAGCTGTGTGGAGAGCCTCTCAGATCATGTCCTGGCTCGGTGTCTATATTTGGAAGCAGAGTCGCCGGGAAGCTTCTGTGGATCGCACTACTCTGCATCGGAGTAGTTATGTTCGTTACTCTATCAGTTATGGGGATATTTTACTACCATAAAGGCAGCAAAGGCCAGTGGAAGATGATCTCGTTTGCTGGACTTCCTCAGTTCACAAAAAATGATTTATTGAAGAGCTTCAGTTCGACAGAATCCATGGATGCATTGCCACCTTCGTCAGCTTCAGTGCGGCAAGCAGTTCTGCCAATGGGAATCGCAGTTTCGGTAAAGAAGATTGAATGGGGAGCAAAGAGAATGAGAGTTATGCTGGAATTTGTAACACAAATAGGAAATGCAAGGCATAAGAGTTTAATTCGATTGCTTGGAGTTTGCTACAACAACCATCTGGCTTATCTCTTATACGATTACTTGCCCAATGGAAACTTGGCTGAAATGATAAGTGTGAAAAGCGAATGGGCAGCCAAGTACAAAATTATCATCGGCATTGCAAAGGGATTACACTTCCTTCACCACGAATGTTCTCCTGCAATAGCACACGGAGATCTGAGATCAAGTAATATAGTGTTTGACGAAAATATGGAACCTCATTTGACAGAATTTGGGTTCAAGCACCTGCTCGAGTTGAACAAAAGTTCGTTTACAGCAGCAACTTCCACCTGGGATGCAG GTGATAACATCAGTGGCACAAAAGAGGAGCTGTGCAGGGACGTATACAGCTTTGGGGAGATCATGCTGGAGATTCTAAGCAACGGCAGGTTGACAAATTTTGGCGCAAGCATACAGAGCAAGTCGAGGGAAGTTGTTCTGCGGGAAATCTACAACGAGAACGAAGCTGGTTCCGACATTTCAATGCAAGAGGAGATAAAACTAACAATTGAGGTTGCTATGCTTTGCACCAGGAGTAGGCCATCCGATCGACCATCCATGGAAAATGCATTGAAGCTTTTATCCGAGTCGAAACTCCAGATGAAAAATAACCCAACTTTTGAAACTGCAGGGTGA